One Caulobacter segnis genomic window carries:
- the lepB gene encoding signal peptidase I, which produces MSKPRWAEGLIETIKTVAIVLVVALVPRTVFSQPFTIPSGSMEPTLMVGDYILVSKYPYGWSRHSIPLSPPVGHGRLMDKAPQRGDIVVFKRPSDGRTDVIKRVIGLPGDRIQLTSGVLRINGAPVQQTLTGVDAEGSPGNYPIPVRHLRETLPNGRTYATNSFGADTPAANTGVYTVPAGCYFVMGDNRDNSLDSRFNPGSTPKGYASCAWDVARDAGLPPELGMGFIPAENLVGRAERILFSWTGHGLRLDRTFKKLPAPTVG; this is translated from the coding sequence ATGAGCAAGCCGCGCTGGGCCGAAGGCCTGATCGAGACGATCAAGACGGTCGCCATCGTCTTGGTGGTGGCCCTGGTTCCGCGCACGGTCTTCAGCCAGCCGTTCACGATCCCGTCCGGATCGATGGAGCCGACACTGATGGTCGGCGACTACATCCTAGTCTCCAAATATCCTTATGGCTGGAGCCGGCACTCGATCCCGCTCAGCCCGCCGGTCGGCCACGGCCGCCTGATGGACAAGGCGCCCCAGCGGGGCGACATCGTCGTCTTCAAGCGCCCCAGCGACGGCCGCACCGACGTGATCAAGCGCGTCATCGGCCTGCCGGGCGACCGGATCCAGCTGACCAGCGGCGTGCTTCGGATCAACGGCGCTCCCGTCCAGCAGACCCTGACCGGGGTCGACGCCGAGGGTTCGCCTGGAAACTATCCGATCCCGGTCCGCCATCTGCGCGAGACCCTGCCGAACGGTCGGACCTACGCCACCAACAGTTTCGGCGCCGACACGCCGGCCGCCAATACCGGCGTCTACACCGTGCCGGCCGGCTGCTATTTCGTAATGGGTGACAATCGCGACAACTCGCTGGACAGCCGCTTCAACCCCGGCTCGACGCCCAAGGGGTACGCCTCCTGCGCCTGGGACGTGGCGCGCGACGCCGGCCTGCCGCCAGAGCTGGGCATGGGCTTCATCCCCGCCGAGAACCTGGTGGGCCGCGCCGAGCGAATCCTGTTTTCGTGGACCGGCCACGGCCTGCGCCTGGACCGCACCTTCAAAAAGCTGCCCGCCCCGACGGTTGGCTGA
- a CDS encoding class I SAM-dependent methyltransferase: protein MRDGSFLTALRNVTPAPLRPVLGRLRRALLPASLPTAAPAPPPADPDAVAAPQELWHLVGAADADYVRVGQEFKRLFIEAGLRPHHAILDVGCGIGRAAAPLVDYLDENGRYAGFDVMAQAIDWCKAHIAVGDPRFDFVHADMHSDRYNPAGSQPASAYVFPYPDASFDYVWLGSVFTHLLAPDQAQFAREIARVLKPGGTSIVSWYLIDDEARANTGNGQIAFDMVHRLDGCWTATPELPESVIGYDIEPILAQYDELGLDVLNQALGVWRRQPLQDQDIIVARKRA, encoded by the coding sequence ATGCGGGACGGTTCTTTCCTGACGGCGCTTCGTAACGTCACGCCCGCGCCCCTGCGCCCGGTGCTGGGCCGCCTTCGCCGCGCTCTGCTGCCGGCCTCGCTTCCCACCGCCGCGCCCGCGCCGCCGCCCGCCGATCCTGACGCCGTCGCCGCACCGCAGGAGCTCTGGCACCTCGTGGGCGCCGCCGACGCCGACTACGTCCGCGTGGGCCAGGAGTTCAAGCGGCTGTTCATCGAGGCCGGCCTGCGGCCGCACCACGCCATTCTCGACGTCGGCTGCGGAATTGGCCGCGCCGCCGCCCCGCTCGTCGACTATCTGGACGAGAACGGCCGCTACGCGGGCTTCGACGTGATGGCCCAGGCCATCGACTGGTGCAAAGCCCACATCGCCGTCGGCGACCCGCGCTTCGACTTCGTGCACGCCGACATGCACAGCGACCGCTACAACCCGGCCGGCTCGCAGCCCGCCAGCGCCTATGTCTTTCCCTATCCGGACGCCAGCTTCGACTATGTATGGCTGGGCTCGGTTTTCACCCACCTGCTGGCCCCCGACCAGGCCCAGTTCGCCCGCGAGATCGCCCGCGTGCTCAAGCCCGGCGGGACCAGCATCGTCTCGTGGTACCTGATCGACGACGAGGCCCGCGCCAACACCGGCAACGGCCAGATCGCGTTCGACATGGTCCATCGCCTGGACGGCTGCTGGACCGCGACGCCCGAGCTGCCGGAGTCGGTGATCGGCTATGACATCGAGCCGATCCTGGCCCAGTACGACGAACTGGGCCTCGACGTGCTGAACCAGGCGCTGGGCGTCTGGCGCCGTCAGCCCTTGCAGGACCAGGACATTATCGTGGCTCGCAAGCGCGCCTGA
- the lexA gene encoding transcriptional repressor LexA: MLTRKQHELLMFIHERIKETGVSPSFDEMKEALDLASKSGIHRLITALEERGFIRRLAHRARALEVVKLPQQATTAAPPKGRGAFRPQVFEGGGAPPTAPAASAPANDSRELPILGRIAAGTPIDAIQHERERLPVPEAMLGNGEHYVLEVQGDSMIEAGILDGDYVIIKKGDTATSGEIVVALVGEEATLKRLRKKGGSIALEAANPKYETRIFGPDQVEVQGKLVGLIRRYH; encoded by the coding sequence ATGCTCACCCGCAAGCAGCACGAACTGCTTATGTTCATCCACGAGCGTATCAAGGAGACCGGCGTCTCCCCGTCCTTCGACGAGATGAAGGAGGCCCTGGACCTGGCGTCCAAGTCGGGCATCCACCGCCTGATCACGGCCCTGGAAGAGCGCGGCTTCATCCGCCGCCTGGCCCATCGGGCCCGGGCGCTGGAGGTGGTGAAGCTGCCGCAGCAGGCCACGACGGCCGCCCCGCCCAAGGGCCGTGGCGCGTTCCGTCCGCAGGTGTTCGAGGGCGGCGGCGCCCCGCCGACCGCGCCGGCCGCCTCGGCCCCGGCCAATGACAGCCGCGAGCTGCCGATCCTGGGCCGCATCGCCGCCGGCACGCCGATCGACGCCATCCAGCACGAGCGCGAGCGCCTGCCGGTGCCGGAAGCCATGCTGGGCAACGGCGAGCACTATGTCCTCGAGGTGCAGGGGGACTCGATGATCGAGGCCGGCATTCTCGACGGCGACTACGTCATCATCAAGAAGGGCGACACGGCCACCTCTGGCGAGATCGTCGTCGCCCTGGTCGGCGAGGAAGCCACCTTGAAGCGCCTGCGCAAGAAGGGCGGCTCGATCGCCCTGGAAGCAGCCAACCCCAAGTACGAGACCCGCATCTTCGGCCCCGACCAGGTCGAGGTGCAAGGCAAGCTGGTCGGCCTGATCCGGCGGTACCACTAA